A section of the Streptomyces sp. SLBN-118 genome encodes:
- a CDS encoding class F sortase, with amino-acid sequence MSSAEGSAGNGRLVTGVAWAVLLLGLWLWGRGFTGGWGGTSAPTTGDVAAVGRPPGVPLPPAHDPLSPARPDRVEIPAIGVAAPVVPRGLDGAGAVDPPPYAMQNTVGWYDSGTQPGASGAALLVGHVDTETRPAVFYGLSSARPGEKVRVTRTDGSVVEFTIDDVQVFGRDHFDPRKVYGPREDGRAELRLITCGGTFDRVKRTYNANVVVSAYLTAVVKS; translated from the coding sequence ATGTCCTCCGCCGAAGGCTCGGCGGGGAACGGTCGGCTGGTCACCGGAGTGGCCTGGGCGGTGCTCCTGCTCGGGCTGTGGCTCTGGGGCCGCGGGTTCACCGGCGGCTGGGGTGGTACCTCCGCTCCCACCACTGGGGATGTGGCGGCGGTCGGACGGCCGCCAGGGGTGCCTCTACCCCCCGCTCACGATCCGCTGAGCCCTGCCAGGCCCGACCGGGTGGAGATACCTGCGATAGGCGTCGCCGCCCCGGTCGTCCCGCGCGGGCTGGACGGCGCCGGTGCGGTGGACCCTCCGCCGTACGCCATGCAGAACACCGTCGGCTGGTATGACAGCGGTACGCAGCCGGGCGCGTCCGGTGCGGCGCTGCTGGTGGGCCATGTCGACACAGAGACAAGACCCGCCGTCTTCTACGGGCTGAGTTCAGCCCGCCCCGGCGAAAAGGTCCGGGTGACAAGGACCGACGGCTCGGTCGTGGAGTTCACCATCGACGACGTCCAGGTCTTCGGCCGCGACCACTTCGATCCGCGGAAGGTCTACGGGCCGCGCGAGGACGGGCGGGCGGAGCTGCGGCTGATCACCTGCGGCGGCACGTTCGACCGGGTGAAGCGCACGTACAACGCGAATGTGGTCGTCTCCGCGTATCTGACCGCAGTGGTGAAGTCGTAA
- a CDS encoding glycosyltransferase family 2 protein translates to MTSTPNGAGQHHDPSRTTQLRVPAHLRAGGHRLRPKKALPRYDYEHYSRLAGPLTQPDPTKPYTVQYRSLLSQEPHRIRAALLLGAAPLVSLGLFAWLMQPQHWTERDPNLNNDTLLILDVVMLVSIGLIELFRTMNVLSNAHATLVARDPVPVVPENGTRVAFLTSFVPGKEPLEMVTKTLEAAVKIRHRGLMHVWLLDEGDDPAVKEVCARLGVHHFSRKGVPHWNQAKGAHRAKTKHGNYNAWLQAHGDAYDFFASVDTDHVPLPNYLERMLGYFRDPDVGFVIGPQVYGNYDTFVTKAAESQQFLFHALIQRAGNRYGAPMFVGTSNAVRIKAIKQIGGLYDSITEDMATGFEMHRAKNPDTGNKWRSVYTPDVLAVGEGPTAWTDFFTQQLRWSRGTYETILKQYWKGFYSLPAGKLFNYTMMIIFYPMSALNWILAALSCALFLGMGASGVQIDPTIWMMLYGNASALQIGLYIWNRRHNVSPHEPEGSGGLAGMVMSALSAPIYARSLMDAVLRRKSKFVVTPKGDSSSPDTLFGTFRIHLFFILVFGGSLGSSFYFGHDHPAMITWATLALLITAAPIFAWRHGIRTEKKKRTRRHGGGRPPAAQPETHVPQQRPAAADQTMQIALGGRKK, encoded by the coding sequence GTCGACGCCGAACGGCGCCGGGCAGCACCACGACCCTTCCCGGACGACTCAACTCCGGGTACCCGCCCACCTGCGCGCCGGAGGCCACCGGCTGCGCCCGAAGAAAGCACTTCCCCGGTACGACTACGAGCACTACAGCCGGCTCGCAGGCCCCCTCACCCAGCCCGATCCCACCAAGCCGTACACCGTGCAGTACCGCTCCCTGCTCTCACAGGAGCCGCACCGGATACGGGCTGCCCTGCTGCTGGGAGCCGCGCCGCTGGTGTCGCTCGGCCTGTTCGCCTGGCTGATGCAGCCTCAGCACTGGACCGAGCGCGATCCGAACCTGAACAACGACACACTGCTCATCCTCGACGTCGTCATGCTCGTCTCGATCGGCCTGATCGAGCTCTTCCGCACGATGAACGTCCTGTCCAACGCGCACGCGACGCTGGTGGCGCGCGATCCCGTGCCCGTGGTGCCCGAGAACGGTACCCGGGTCGCCTTCCTCACCTCCTTCGTACCGGGCAAGGAGCCCCTGGAGATGGTGACGAAGACCCTGGAGGCGGCCGTCAAAATCCGCCACCGCGGGCTGATGCACGTCTGGCTCCTCGACGAGGGTGACGACCCCGCGGTGAAGGAGGTGTGCGCACGCCTCGGCGTCCACCACTTCTCCCGCAAGGGCGTCCCGCACTGGAACCAGGCCAAGGGCGCGCACCGGGCCAAGACGAAGCACGGCAACTACAACGCCTGGCTCCAGGCGCACGGTGACGCGTACGACTTCTTCGCCTCCGTCGACACCGACCATGTCCCGCTGCCCAACTATCTGGAGCGGATGCTCGGTTACTTCCGCGACCCTGACGTCGGTTTTGTCATCGGCCCGCAGGTCTACGGCAATTACGACACCTTCGTCACCAAGGCCGCCGAGTCCCAGCAGTTCCTCTTCCACGCACTGATACAGCGGGCGGGCAACCGCTACGGCGCACCGATGTTCGTCGGCACCTCCAACGCCGTCCGTATCAAGGCGATCAAGCAGATCGGCGGCCTGTACGACTCGATCACCGAGGACATGGCCACCGGCTTCGAGATGCACCGCGCCAAGAACCCGGACACCGGCAACAAATGGCGCTCGGTCTACACCCCGGACGTCCTGGCGGTCGGCGAGGGCCCCACAGCCTGGACCGACTTCTTCACCCAGCAGCTGCGCTGGTCCCGGGGCACCTACGAGACGATCCTCAAGCAGTACTGGAAGGGCTTCTACTCGCTGCCCGCGGGCAAGCTCTTCAACTACACGATGATGATCATCTTCTACCCGATGTCCGCCCTCAACTGGATCCTGGCGGCGCTGAGCTGTGCGCTGTTCCTGGGCATGGGCGCCTCGGGTGTGCAGATCGACCCCACGATCTGGATGATGCTGTACGGCAATGCCTCGGCGCTCCAGATCGGCCTCTACATCTGGAACCGCCGCCACAACGTCTCGCCGCACGAGCCGGAAGGTTCCGGCGGACTCGCGGGCATGGTCATGTCCGCACTCTCCGCGCCGATCTACGCACGCTCGCTGATGGACGCCGTACTGCGCCGCAAGAGCAAGTTCGTCGTGACTCCCAAGGGCGACTCGTCCAGCCCGGACACCCTCTTCGGCACCTTCCGGATCCATCTCTTCTTCATCCTCGTCTTCGGCGGATCGCTCGGGTCCTCCTTCTACTTCGGGCACGATCATCCGGCGATGATCACGTGGGCGACGCTGGCCCTGCTGATCACGGCGGCGCCGATCTTCGCCTGGCGCCACGGCATCCGCACAGAGAAGAAGAAACGCACACGGCGGCACGGCGGCGGGCGGCCGCCGGCCGCTCAACCCGAGACCCATGTGCCGCAGCAGCGGCCGGCCGCCGCCGACCAGACCATGCAGATCGCCCTTGGGGGACGTAAGAAATGA
- a CDS encoding galactose oxidase early set domain-containing protein, translating to MSTLPVRPNHRKNRARRIAIGAAVIVAVAGFNGPALWRFGSEQYHDYKINKPEYKAENGHWDFLDVPSEFRINTIHAALLHTGKVLLIAGSGNNQKNFDAKKFESVLWDPRTNEFKKIPTPKDMFCAGHTQLPDGKLLVAGGTKRYEKLKGDTTKAGGLMVVHNEDPDEPKTLPAGTKFTGKKNGKTFVSKDPVLVEKAKKIFDPATGRFLRTEPGLGRIYVEAEESGKDFETGTEDNYRVQGLKGSDARNIYGIAQKLALDKKDFQGIKEAFEFDPVAEKYITVDPMNEARWYPTLTTLKDGKVLALSGLDEIGQIVPGKDEIYDPKTKKWQYTGIIRKFPTYPAIFLMDNGKLFYSGSNAGYGPADVGRAPGVWDLKTNKFVKIPGLSDPDKMETSATVMLPPAQDQKFMVIGGGGVGESEKASEKSRLVDLKENNPRFKDGASLDKGTRYPSASLLPDDSILVTGGSSDYRGRGGSNVLQARTYDPKTGTYKRVADPAVGRNYHSGSVLLPDGRVMIFGSDSLFADKANTKPGVFEQRIEIYTPPYLYRDARPVVSGGPKSIARGDSGTFKVKDGASVKTAKLMRPSAVTHVTDTDQRSIALDVKKVADGIEVTVPSNRALVPSGWYMLFVTDEKGTPSEGVWVEVP from the coding sequence ATGAGCACGCTGCCCGTCCGGCCGAACCACCGCAAGAACCGGGCCCGCCGGATAGCGATCGGCGCCGCGGTGATCGTCGCGGTGGCCGGGTTCAACGGGCCCGCGCTGTGGCGCTTCGGCTCGGAGCAGTACCACGACTACAAGATCAACAAGCCCGAGTACAAGGCGGAGAACGGTCACTGGGACTTCCTGGATGTCCCTTCCGAATTCCGCATCAACACCATCCACGCGGCGCTGCTGCACACCGGCAAGGTGCTGCTCATCGCCGGATCGGGCAACAACCAGAAGAACTTCGACGCGAAGAAGTTCGAGTCGGTGCTGTGGGATCCCAGGACCAATGAGTTCAAGAAGATCCCCACGCCCAAGGACATGTTCTGCGCCGGGCACACCCAGCTGCCCGACGGCAAGCTCCTGGTCGCGGGCGGCACCAAGCGGTACGAGAAGCTCAAGGGCGACACCACCAAGGCCGGCGGCCTGATGGTCGTGCACAACGAGGACCCGGACGAGCCCAAGACCCTGCCCGCGGGCACCAAGTTCACCGGCAAGAAGAACGGCAAGACGTTCGTCTCCAAGGACCCCGTCCTGGTGGAGAAGGCGAAGAAGATCTTCGATCCTGCAACGGGCCGGTTCCTGCGGACCGAGCCGGGCCTCGGCCGTATCTACGTCGAGGCCGAGGAGTCCGGCAAGGACTTCGAGACCGGCACCGAGGACAACTACCGCGTGCAGGGCCTCAAGGGCTCCGACGCCCGCAACATCTACGGCATCGCGCAGAAGCTCGCACTCGACAAGAAGGACTTCCAGGGCATCAAGGAGGCCTTCGAGTTCGACCCGGTGGCGGAGAAGTACATCACCGTCGACCCGATGAACGAGGCCCGCTGGTACCCCACGCTGACCACGCTCAAGGACGGCAAGGTCCTCGCGCTCTCCGGCCTGGACGAGATCGGGCAGATCGTCCCCGGCAAGGACGAGATCTACGACCCCAAGACCAAGAAGTGGCAGTACACCGGGATCATCAGGAAGTTCCCCACCTACCCGGCGATCTTCCTGATGGACAACGGCAAGCTGTTCTACTCCGGCTCCAACGCCGGGTACGGACCGGCCGACGTCGGCCGCGCGCCGGGCGTCTGGGACCTGAAGACGAACAAGTTCGTCAAGATCCCCGGGCTGAGCGACCCGGACAAGATGGAAACCTCCGCCACGGTCATGCTGCCGCCCGCCCAGGACCAGAAGTTCATGGTCATCGGCGGCGGCGGGGTCGGCGAGTCCGAGAAGGCGAGTGAGAAGTCCCGCCTGGTCGACCTCAAGGAGAACAACCCCCGCTTCAAGGACGGCGCTTCGCTGGACAAGGGCACGCGCTACCCGAGCGCCTCGCTGCTGCCCGACGACTCGATCCTGGTGACCGGAGGTTCCTCGGACTACCGGGGGCGCGGCGGCTCGAACGTGCTCCAGGCGCGCACGTACGACCCGAAGACCGGCACATACAAGCGGGTCGCCGACCCCGCGGTGGGGCGCAACTACCACTCGGGCTCGGTGCTGCTCCCCGACGGACGTGTCATGATCTTCGGCTCGGACTCGCTGTTCGCGGACAAGGCGAACACAAAGCCGGGTGTCTTCGAGCAGCGCATCGAGATCTACACGCCGCCGTATCTCTACCGGGACGCCAGGCCGGTCGTCAGCGGCGGGCCGAAGTCCATCGCGCGCGGGGACTCGGGGACGTTCAAGGTCAAGGACGGCGCGTCCGTCAAGACGGCGAAGCTGATGCGTCCGAGCGCGGTCACACACGTCACGGACACGGATCAGCGGTCGATCGCGCTGGACGTGAAGAAGGTGGCGGACGGGATCGAGGTGACGGTGCCGTCCAACCGGGCGCTGGTGCCCTCGGGTTGGTACATGCTCTTTGTGACGGACGAGAAGGGGACGCCGTCGGAGGGTGTGTGGGTCGAGGTCCCGTAG
- a CDS encoding glycoside hydrolase family 6 protein, which translates to MYGSSTGRARLCVAAAAGAAVLLSLAGCSSDDGEDGKPAVSQQPKAKDPYWVNPDGKAARQVSAYLKDGDDKNAGLIRKIAEQPVAEWIGPDNPEAEAKGFTEAAAKADRDALLVLYNIPHRDCGQFSKGGAADGNAYREWVDKVAEGIGDRRATVILEPDAVLHLVDTCTPQEFHEERFDLLKGAVERLKQQPKTKVYLDAGNAGWSQPDALFDPLRRAGIDKADGFSVNVSNFYPTAASKEFGRKLSAKVGGKHFVIDTSRNGNGPYTGGQDPWCNPPGRALGEKPATQTGDALVDAYLWVKRPGESDGECRGGPRAGEWWPEYALGLAQASK; encoded by the coding sequence ATGTACGGGAGTTCCACGGGGCGTGCCCGCCTGTGCGTGGCCGCGGCGGCGGGGGCAGCGGTGCTGCTGTCGCTCGCAGGGTGTTCCTCCGACGACGGCGAGGACGGCAAACCGGCGGTCAGCCAGCAGCCGAAGGCGAAAGATCCCTACTGGGTCAACCCCGACGGGAAGGCCGCGCGGCAGGTCTCCGCCTACCTCAAGGACGGCGACGACAAGAACGCCGGACTGATCAGGAAGATCGCCGAGCAGCCCGTCGCCGAATGGATCGGCCCCGACAATCCGGAGGCCGAGGCCAAGGGCTTCACCGAGGCGGCCGCGAAGGCCGACCGGGACGCACTGCTCGTGCTCTACAACATCCCGCACCGCGACTGCGGACAGTTCTCCAAGGGCGGCGCGGCCGACGGCAACGCCTACCGGGAGTGGGTCGACAAGGTCGCGGAGGGGATCGGCGACCGGCGGGCCACGGTGATCCTGGAGCCGGACGCGGTGCTGCACCTCGTGGACACGTGCACGCCGCAGGAGTTCCACGAGGAGCGGTTCGACCTGCTCAAGGGTGCCGTCGAGAGACTGAAGCAGCAGCCGAAGACGAAGGTGTACCTGGACGCGGGCAACGCGGGCTGGTCGCAGCCGGACGCGCTGTTCGACCCGCTGCGCCGGGCCGGGATCGACAAGGCCGACGGCTTCTCGGTCAACGTCTCCAACTTCTACCCGACCGCGGCGAGCAAGGAGTTCGGCCGCAAGCTGTCCGCGAAGGTCGGCGGCAAGCATTTCGTGATCGACACCAGCCGCAACGGCAACGGCCCGTACACCGGGGGCCAGGACCCGTGGTGCAACCCGCCGGGCCGCGCGCTGGGCGAGAAGCCGGCGACGCAGACGGGCGACGCGCTGGTCGACGCGTATCTGTGGGTCAAGCGGCCGGGGGAGTCGGACGGGGAGTGCAGGGGTGGACCCCGGGCGGGGGAGTGGTGGCCGGAGTACGCGCTGGGGCTGGCACAGGCGTCGAAGTAG